Sequence from the Zeugodacus cucurbitae isolate PBARC_wt_2022May chromosome 5, idZeuCucr1.2, whole genome shotgun sequence genome:
acgtcgACCCGATTGTCGTGGCAACGGATACACTCTCTCAGTTTCTTTCGTATTACCTTCAACTGCAAAGCCGTCGTGAAAAGAAGACGGCCAATGATTGctaacatacatttatatggttTTTTGCTACATAGAGTTGAATTTAACCTCTTTCTGGTGGTACTATACGCATAACTGACTGAATTGGGTACGGTACGGTTATAGAGATATGGTTGGGGAATCTATATCAAGGTCTTTCCAGCATTTAAACGCAATTGCCTTAGTACTGATTTGTCTACCATGCAACGCTCTAGCAGTTAAACGCTTTCGTTGAATGTGCGTGTAACCATTTCACTATCCATAGCTGTGCATATGCAAAACCGATAATACATTGTATGGGACATACTTCACATGACAATATAAATAACAGCCATATGCAATTAACGAACGAATTCTACGCGCACATATTATACGCTCACCTGCATCGATTTCCAATCGGGCATTCGCCGCGCCTGCTTTTTGCTGCTCCAGCTCTGCACTTCACGCTTGCAACGCGACTGTTGCGACTGTTTGGCGGCCTCACGCATTATACGCCAATAAATCAAGAGCATCAACGACCAAATGATTATGAAGCCGGGCGTTATAATGCCCGCCATATACCAAGTGGGCAGTACCTGATAGAATTCGCATTCGATGGCAGTTTTAAAGCGATTGCAGAACACCGGCACAATGGCCACCGTGGCGCCGGCGGCCCAATTCAGCGCGATTATGATGAAGGAGACGCGACGCGTCATGAAACTGTGGagaattatttctattaaatcgTTTCAGTTTTAGAGGAAGTTATTGACGTTCCTCCGAGGATCTCGCCAACTTACCGTCGATAGTGCAAGGCATACACGATTGCTATATACCGATCTACAGCTATCGTTATCAGAGTCAATATCGAAACGCAACAGGTGAAGATGATGAGGAAAAATCGCAACAAGCAGAGATTTTGCGATTGACCGAGATTGGGACCCACATAGAAGGCGATGTGGTAGGGTAGCGATATGCCAACGGCAAAATCCGATACAGCCAGCGATAGTATGAACATATTCGAGATTAGGCGACGCAAGCGGCGGCAGCTGTGTATGGCCAATATGGTGAGCGCATTGCCAGCTAGTATGCAAACCATTATCAGTGCGTTGCAGGTGGCCCAAAATATGGTTGTCTCGGCGATGCCATCGATGATGGTGTTGCTAGGTGTGATGGTGGATGTTATTGTCGATAGTGTGGGAGCTGTGGAATTCACAATTGTTGTGGcagtagttgttgctgttgctgctactgcCGTGCTCGCTGTTGTTGCATTCTCTAACAGTATTATCGAGATATTTGCACTTATTTGCAATTTCAATTCATTGTTTGTCATTGTGGTgtgtatttgctgttgttgttgttgttcttgtaaatAAGTCAATTCACGcgcatttcatttttgttgatCAGCCACTTCAAGCATACGATAATATTTCAATAGCGTTAACAATGTAGTTCCAGACATGTACAAAACCcgttttcttccaaaaaaagaaagaaacggTAGAGTTAGAAGCGCGTAACGCGTTAACTACTCTGGCGCACCTCTAAAATTATTACCGTGTTAACTGCTCGGCAACTCGCGGAAGACTGTGCTCTATGTTGACTGTGCAAACCATAATCGCATTGCTGATTTTCCCACGCctctaatataatataatctcaCCTTTTCTCCGCAAATATCTACTCCATCATCGGTTAATACTCGCGTTTATACCCGTTGTTCGGGCGGTGATAAGTAGTTTTCGGCGCAATGCATTGGAGAAAGtgaaagtgttgttgttttgaactaaatacatatatagtgtaaagtaccctatgttttTGCGAGTAAAGGAAAGTCCTTATTGTATATAGTCTATATACATCCATGCAGAGTACATCAATCATCACCATAAGCCTTCCTAGATATCTCTCCTAAAAGCTACACTCTCAAAATGGTACAGTAATGCTACTAAAGCCAGAGAGCACATGTGATAATACGCGTTGTTTTGCCTAAAACTGTTTTACTTTGGTTTGGTTTTATGCTAAAAGCTTGTAAAAAATAATCCTTCTGCGAAATAGTTTGGTAACTTATTGTTTTCACCAGAAAAGAACATAATCCAATCGAACTGTTTGCATCCTGAAATTAACATAGACTATTAAGCGAACTTATGAGCTTATTCTTATTGACTTATatacttaatttcattaagttatCTATAAATTGTCTGAAACATCAAATTTAAAGGCGGAAttaacattatatatgtatggcgGAAAATTTGAAACGCTTTTATCGTTATAGAAACCCAGGAGTAATACTTTAAGTATAACACCCTTACCTTAATTTACTCAATTAGCTcagatagtatatatatatatatatatatatatatataaatatagtgtgtaaaataatatcataattgTACTCAATTTAGATTAGAATGAAGCATCATTTAAATAATAGATAATTACCCTAAGTATACCATActcatataaattttgtttaatcacCGATAAAATATTACACCtcgaaataatgttttaattgagcaattaaagtaaatacagAGTGAATTGTACttaatttactatacaatgaagTAGAGTCCGACCAATTAATCGCccttggcatcggcatcggtcaGTAtaggccacaaaattcagcatcagCTTCGGTATCGGCCAAATGTGGCCGATTCTTAGGttattctttctacttcttttgaattacacttacattaaatttattttactttcttgatttcttaaaagCCTAAACTATTAAGTCTTCTGTTCACCTTATAAAACACAGCTTGATTCAAATTTGCCTGAACCAAACAATCCTCATGATGATAATTTTAATTCtggtataattttgttcacataacggttgtttgtaacacccaaaactaaacgagttagatatagggttatatataccaaagtgatcagggtgaagagtggagtacaaatccgaatgtctgtctgtccgtccgtctgtgcaagctgtaacttgagtaaaaattaagatatcttgatgaaacttggcacacttatttcttggcaccataggaaggttgctttcgaaaaaaattggaccactgccacgcccacaaaatggcgaaaaccgaaaacacataaagtgccataactaagctataaataaagctatggaagtaaaatttggtatgaaggatcgcactatgaaggggcatatgtggatgtaatttttttggggaagtgggcgtggccacgccccctactaagttttttgtacatatctcgcaaaccaatagagctatataaaccaaactttctgcagtcgtttttttagccatttccttatacagtccaaaaatgaaagatatcggataataaccacggccacctcccatacaaaggttaggttgaaaattactaaaagtgggttaactcattaacgaaaaacggcagaaacactaaatttcacataagaaatggcagatggaagctgcactcagatttttttacaaaattggaattgggcgtggcgtcgcccacttatgggtcaaaaaccatatctcaggaactactcgaccgatttcaatgaaacttggtttgtaatagtttccttacatctcaatgatatgttgtaaaaataggccaaatcggttcacaacctcgcctacttcctatataccagaactttgaagacgatctgaatcgtttacattacaatatataaagtaagcactagtgaagatataggaacagaactttgcacaaatactacatttatagtgtggcagtcccattctaaaaatcgccgaaatcggaccataggtttttaaggtcccatatatcgaacacgaggacctcggtcttctagtctaatattatggtttccaactttcaatggactttatacaatatatatgacgaatatgtgggtcaaattgtgtattatataatataaataaagccaaataaataaattgcgagagtataaaatgttcggttacacccgaacttagcccttccttacttgtttttgttttaaatttattattacattatttatgtaGATCCGATTTATTATATACACAGTTTTGTGCAACAACTTGTTGGGGACTCTTATAGActctattataaaaaaaaaactgggagagtctatttttaatAGTCTCTTgagacataataataataatgtttcataatcaacatcattcgccatagacaggaataGGTTTGGACTATGATGTTTATGCAAATGAACCtcacaaaaaagtttaatttctgtccttaaggggttatatacagttagaattttcaaaaaatcgatttttttatttcattttcttaatgtacatatatttaagaatacacacagaaaatttcatatcgttccagtgaatattttcaaagttacaagcaaatgaaaaatttgaaaaggcgtttcagagtgcttttaagtacaaggtccaaacattaaacgcg
This genomic interval carries:
- the LOC114804176 gene encoding LOW QUALITY PROTEIN: octopamine receptor beta-2R (The sequence of the model RefSeq protein was modified relative to this genomic sequence to represent the inferred CDS: substituted 1 base at 1 genomic stop codon) — its product is MSGTTLLTLLKYYRMLEVADQQKXNARELTYLQEQQQQQQIHTTMTNNELKLQISANISIILLENATTASTAVAATATTTATTIVNSTAPTLSTITSTITPSNTIIDGIAETTIFWATCNALIMVCILAGNALTILAIHSCRRLRRLISNMFILSLAVSDFAVGISLPYHIAFYVGPNLGQSQNLCLLRFFLIIFTCCVSILTLITIAVDRYIAIVYALHYRRFMTRRVSFIIIALNWAAGATVAIVPVFCNRFKTAIECEFYQVLPTWYMAGIITPGFIIIWSLMLLIYWRIMREAAKQSQQSRCKREVQSWSSKKQARRMPDWKSMQVVIFIMGCFSMCWLTYFVVVCMELFNVYNISLVLYKMAFSLAMANSAINPVIYCWKNTTFRRAYWRLLRCKNPNCHKPNKMDLVVYSMDSVKSSPRRNSAITISVIPIPVAEPVKDNNDSIASNGLNSDRGGTGSGADMTEA